A window of the Plasmodium vivax chromosome 12, whole genome shotgun sequence genome harbors these coding sequences:
- a CDS encoding hypothetical protein, conserved (encoded by transcript PVX_083290A), with amino-acid sequence MKKGKKLLALSQRGGEPSRQRGNCLFVLSVRRRYEHMRTVLKESQTAQGDAYAEESHHLTEENTSESLNERDGQTGNKARENILKYYDENKNVIKTTNYILREHLSRVIYINQRSCFYNYFYNAFPSVLHNYLRRVKGGGEKTGLADISGESADHVGGAGADCQAASIPPSGSDESKRPLNIMHYYNAQTKHEMDADNLIDLISQKVNCLNSAGELLKSINDNVHWGSMKMKSADLQQLERLFQNVMERTSDTNDVNKKVEILLYLSNVCNESAFPHIHMGVKKRIQEIYEHIKKKNKKGVDELYILFLLYKQFLSSKSEKYSKMDVEKYLSEEISFYNYLKNENINMCLLSLIYRDLSFLKNERVKYVLMNLAFSKMRDSLFFSRAGEPPGSNNGGSISGGGKSGSNSGSSGGGNSGSALDPARGNAHTNLLLTFFTNTLLRNNFFQFLQNDYVSSAHTTVNYTTRVNPTDVNNYIFYNLLISVAQLKESQAKCQDAIVKKKMQLFLSTQKNNTSVHELWQMNSYANHMNDFILNNILFFTSHFVKNKINFAGNMHLYILNVYCDIFDVMKGLELYTGIKKKKNLLSDAKQIVNYILNEMYGQIHLCTLKEFVALCAMVDKLPASFTFELKNDADHVNLKVEDAFCRSGQGGKGDAHLRRILYVPYGQAGRKTTEGGVGEKINAADVGPISEQHTGGTLGRHQMDDSYQAKENRPGKKASPNVVHTSVSSSSAATTAKAKKKSTVINKHDFTMLIARSLFNEISDEFIFHMKEKEGIPPASGTMTNSDDAIFEHIYQKHYESFLRNAGVYINHVEQNYNPGTAEQILNCFILFTHISQLDVSDLCVLMSIVRQMNRLQPFVDFFIAKRVEAMLGGGGFGGGAESRGGAELKKKGKSYHFTDTYLDDYISQISHRGKAHHEGAEATAQSDGESITQWGELPNGVHSAQRKNHFDDMNLNTHSLYAANFEKYYHDYDLCSSVVNLFLLVDPSSRISRSIAKFLPHISLKQVNIFKIHLDQLSWKGGRKKGEHPLGFSVTPLTWEKEEGLGELPNILETQTGSSNWMGNSQQEKSLGKNMALPGDTDTLCSSANPFVEDAANSALHWEGSNLPHGEQHPLQYDIIYRIIEARLKYNIAVKNYLSKREEENNEEVKNFLEKELLPLHQIANLLNWISPINDEEKYMKLVTLALKDIILSRHELVDIKTFRIVTKILIGVRRMYQNIFFPSEYSYLTMLTKNYVQVMQNFFPFFHLLDYFHALQIFTKYNLAAKYLNHLIHLNEELNKVNVKNVNAHLVHVILHFYSKLNYVNEKFICHIVQRYAISILQQMNTVNVQVVDDLIRTNDMLLSLCVRSKDVIQLNYLLLQRYGNFSRQFKIDDSDEVQERGVATSPSEQRGDVPSRRFFPNEEAKCTHTDGDTGQSPFTGQSGHGKGEVPPKNADTFAATSQEENNSLCSGHAPEEEGKLLGRGNHPSEGKYTNTRGTPPIGPSPQIRHTAEQTNGKEVTTNSLVTHTFHLPLTHKIKIIYFLCKSHHYNDLVKSYYLQLISECLQNTSALLNEEDYCKVYESYVHVILNFYFLSFNKSNKYINFVLSNLPCYYWYKREEEKLNLFVSSKEFNDIQHVLKLLNIHFLAPTLTEIYFIHFFNDVKKAIHTSAIPESVLHLYQKYNLLIDDIRNKSVSVLCVPEEHVLRDEHGNHKNLINDSHYVYENIKKTYPTSLIFLSEWKTLNVEEKCDYVLRTIHSSLNV; translated from the exons atgaaaaaaggaaaaaaactcctCGCGCTATCCCAGAGGGGAGGCGAACCCTCCAGGCAGAGGGGGAACTGCCTGTTCGTCCTATCCGTGCGGCGGAGGTACGAGCACATGAGGACGGTTCTGAAGGAAAGCCAAACAGCGCAAGGCGATGCCTACGCAGAGGAATCGCACCACCTTACAGAGGAAAACACAAGTGAATCGCTTAACGAAAGAGATGGCCAAACGGGCAACAAGGCaagagaaaatattttaaaatactacgatgagaataaaaatgtgataaaGACAACTAACTACATCTTGAGGGAGCACTTAAGTCGGGTCATTTACATAAACCAGAGGAGCTGCTTTTATAATTACTTTTACAACGCCTTCCCGTCTGTCCTGCATAATTATTTGAGGCGGgttaaagggggaggagagaaaaCCGGGCTGGCAGACATCTCCGGGGAGAGCGCTGACCATGTCGGCGGGGCGGGAGCCGATTGTCAAGCTGCGTCCATCCCCCCAAGCGGCAGCGACGAATCGAAGCGACCGCTAAACATTATGCACTACTACAACGCGCAAACGAAGCACGAAATGGACGCGGACAACCTCATCGACTTGATTAGCCAAAAGGTAAACTGCCTTAACAGTGCAGGCGAATTGCTAAAAAGCATCAATGACAACGTGCACTGGGGCAGCATGAAGATGAAGAGCGCAGATCTGCAACAGCTGGAGAGGCTCTTCCAAAACGTTATGGAGCGCACAAGTGACACAAACgatgtaaataaaaaggtaGAAATTTTGCTGTACCTTTCGAATGTGTGTAATGAGAGTGCCTTTCCACACATCCACATGGGAGTTAAAAAACGCATACAAGAaatttatgaacatataaaaaaaaaaaacaaaaaaggggtagacGAATTGTACATTTTATTCCTCCTTTATAAGCAATTCCTCTCCTCCAAAAGTGAAAAGTACTCAAAAATGGACGTAGAAAAATACCTTTCGGAGGAAATTTCCTTCTAcaattacttaaaaaatgaaaatataaatatgtgtcTGTTGAGCTTAATATACCGCGACTTGTCTTTTCTCAAAAATGAACGCGTCAAGTACGTCCTCATGAATTTAgccttttccaaaatgaggGATTCGTTATTTTTCTCCAGGGCGGGGGAGCCGCCGGGAAGCAACAATGGTGGGAGTATAAGCGGCGGAGGTAAAAGCGGAAGCAACAGCGGAAGCAGCGGCGGAGGCAACAGCGGAAGTGCCCTCGACCCGGCCAGGGGAAACGCGCACACCAACCTGCTGCTAACATTCTTCACCAACACCCTCTTGCGAAACAACTTCTTCCAGTTCCTGCAGAATGATTACGTGAGCTCCGCGCACACCACCGTGAACTACACAACCAGGGTAAACCCAACCGACGTGaacaattacattttttacaatctCCTCATCTCAGTTGCTCAGCTGAAGGAGTCGCAAGCCAAATGCCAGGATGCCAtcgtgaaaaagaaaatgcagcTTTTTCTGTCCACTCAGAAAAATAACACTTCAGTACACGAATTGTGGCAGATGAACAGTTATGCTAACCACATGAacgattttattttaaataatatcctttttttcacctcccattttgtgaaaaataaaataaatttcgcAGGCAACATGCACCTCTACATCCTCAACGTGTACTGCGACATCTTCGATGTGATGAAAGGCTTAGAGCTCTACacgggaattaaaaaaaaaaaaaacctcctCAGCGACGCCAAGCaaattgtaaattatatactTAACGAAATGTATGGGCAGATCCATTTATGCACCCTCAAGGAATTCGTTGCTCTGTGCGCCATGGTAGATAAGCTCCCGGCAAGTTTCACCTTCGAGCTGAAGAACGACGCTGACCATGTGAACCTTAAGGTGGAAGATGCCTTCTGCAGAAGCggccaaggggggaagggaGACGCACATCTGCGGCGTATTCTGTACGTCCCTTATGGACAAGCGGGTAGGAAGACCACCGAGGGGGGCGtgggtgaaaaaattaacgcaGCGGATGTGGGGCCCATTTCGGAGCAGCACACGGGGGGAACTCTGGGAAGGCACCAAATGGACGACTCGTATCAGGCGAAGGAGAACCGCCCCGGAAAAAAGGCTTCACCCAATGTTGTCCATACTTCCGTTTCGTCTAGCAGCGCGGCTACCACCGCcaaagcgaagaaaaaatcgaCCGTGATAAACAAACACGACTTCACCATGTTGATAGCCCGCTCCCTCTTCAACGAAATTAGTGACGAGTTTATTTTCCACATGAAAGAGAAAGAGGGGATCCCCCCTGCCAGTGGAACCATGACGAATTCGGATGACGCGATTTTCGAGCATATTTACCAAAAGCACTATGAATCCTTTTTGCGCAACGCAGGTGTGTACATAAACCACGTGGAGCAGAATTACAACCCGGGCACCGCAGAACAGATACTAAACTGCTTCATCCTATTCACACACATAAGCCAGTTGGATGTGTCCGACCTGTGTGTCCTCATGAGCATCGTTAGGCAGATGAACAGACTGCAGCCCTTCGTCGATTTTTTCATTGCCAAGCGGGTTGAAGCAatgttgggggggggaggcttTGGAGGGGGTGCAGAAAGTCGCGGCGGTGCAGAGTtaaagaagaaggggaagagttACCATTTTACGGACACCTACTTGGATGACTACATATCGCAAATCAGCCACAGGGGGAAAGCGCACCATGAAGGTGCAGAGGCGACTGCTCAAAGTGATGGGGAAAGCATCACCCAGTGGGGGGAACTCCCAAACGGAGTCCACTCCGCACAAAGGAAGAACCATTTTGACGATATGAACCTTAACACTCATTCGTTGTATGCCgccaattttgaaaaatactACCACGACTATGACCTCTGCAGCAGTGTGGTGAATCTCTTCCTGTTGGTAGACCCCTCCAGCCGCATCAGTCGCTCCATCGCGAAGTTCCTCCCACATATCAGCCTGAAACAggtgaacatttttaaaattcatttGGACCAGCTTTCTtggaaaggaggaagaaaaaagggggaacaccCCCTTGGGTTTTCCGTAACCCCCCTAACGtgggaaaaggaggaagggcTAGGCGAACTCCCCAACATTTTGGAAACCCAAACGGGGAGCAGCAACTGGATGGGAAATTCTCAGCAGGAGAAATCCctaggaaaaaatatggcCTTACCAGGTGACACAGATACCCTCTGCAGTAGTGCCAACCCCTTCGTTGAAGACGCAGCGAATAGTGCCCTCCACTGGGAAGGCAGCAATCTCCCACATGGGGAACAACACCCCTTACAGTACGACATCATTTATAGGATAATCGAGGCCAGACTGAAATACAACATTGCAGTGAAAAATTACCtctccaaaagggaagaggaaaataatgaagaagtgaaaaacTTCCTAGAAAAGGAGCTTCTGCCATTACATCAAATTGCAAATCTGCTGAACTGGATTAGCCCCATAAATGACGAGGAGAAATACATGAAGCTGGTTACCCTCGCGTTAAAAGATATAATCCTAAGCAGACACGAACTTGTGGACATCAAAACGTTCCGTATCGTAACGAAAATTCTCATCGGCGTGAGAAGGAtgtatcaaaatatttttttcccttccgaATATTCCTACTTAACTATGCtcacaaaaaattatgtacaaGTCATGCAgaatttcttccccttctttcaCCTGCTGGATTATTTCCACGCGCttcaaatatttacaaaatataatttggCCGCAAAATATTTAAACCATTTAATCCACCTCAACGAAGAACTCAACAAAGtgaacgtaaaaaatgtcaacGCCCATCTCGTTCACGTCattctacatttttacagCAAGTTAAATTATGTGAAtgagaaatttatttgcCACATCGTTCAGAGGTACGCCATCTCCATCCTGCAGCAGATGAACACCGTCAACGTACAGGTGGTGGACGATTTGATTAGGACAAACGACATGCTGCTCTCCCTGTGCGTTAGAAGTAAGGACGTTATACAGCTGAACTACCTGCTTTTACAACGCTACGGCAATTTTTCTCGCCAGTTTAAAATTGACGACAGCGATGAGGTGCAGGAACGCGGGGTTGCCACCTCCCCCAGTgagcaaaggggggatgTGCCCTCAAGAAGGTTCTTTCCCAATGAAGAGGCtaaatgtacacacacaGATGGGGACACTGGGCAATCTCCTTTTACGGGACAAAGTGGGCATGGGAAAGGGGAAGTGCCTCCAAAAAATGCCGACACATTTGCCGCCACATCCCAAGAGGAGAATAACTCGCTTTGCAGTGGACACGCACCagaggaggagggaaaaTTACTCGGACGGGGTAATCACCCAAGTGAGGGGAAATACACAAATACGCGTGGGACACCCCCTATCGGTCCCTCCCCACAAATCCGCCACACAGCGGAACAAACGAATGGAAAGGAAGTTACCACGAATAGTCTCGTTACACACACATTCCATCTTCCCCTAAcgcataaaataaaaattatttatttcttatgcAAATCTCACCATTACAACGACCTGGTAAAGTCCTACTACCTGCAGCTAATAAGTGAGTGTCTGCAGAACACCAGCGCTCTGCTGAATGAAGAAGATTACTGCAAAGTGTATGAAAGTTATGTGCAcgtaattttaaatttttatttcctctcCTTCAATAAGAGTAACAAGTACATCAATTTTGTGTTAAGTAATTTGCCTTGCTATTATTGGTACaagagggaggaggaaaaactaAACTTGTTCGTCTCCTCCAAAGAATTTAATGACATCCAACACGTTTTAAAATTGCTCAATATTCATTTCCTGGCCCCGACGTTGAcggaaatttatttcatccACTTTTTTAACGACGTGAAGAAGGCCATCCATACCTCCGCCATCCCAGAGAGTGTCCTCCACTTGTACCAGAAGTACAACCTCCTCATCGACGACATTCGCAACAAGAGCGTTTCTGTTTTGTGCGTCCCGGAGGAGCACGTTCTTCG CGACGAACATGGGAACCACAAAAACCTCATAAACGACAGCCACTACGTTTacgaaaatataaaaaaaacctaCCCGACTTCTTTGATATTCTTGAGCGAG TGGAAGACCCTAAATGTGGAGGAAAAGTGCGACTACGTCTTGCGCACCATCCATTCTTCGCTCAACGTCTGA
- a CDS encoding phosphatase 1 regulatory subunit, putative (encoded by transcript PVX_083285A) produces MEYILSDQEIEREVQKNEAYYSVIELNDVLYLNNKLYRKVEALRGLHNLRTLYLNNNVLDRISGLDSCVNLIALYLNCNQISKIENLGCLTKLRILNLEDNNICAIENLENLTLLEDLNLSNNCLGSKGPAQISNLCRNEKLTILNIQNNTIEEDILKDLSELKDLSILYCMNNPMVMR; encoded by the exons ATGGAATACATCCTGAGCGACCAGGAAATTGAGAGGGAGGTCCAGAAGAACGAGGCCTATTATTCGGTCATCGAGCTGAACGATGTTCTGTACTTGAATAACAAGCTCTACCGGAAGGTGGAGGCCCTTCGGGGGCTGCACAACTTGCGGACGCTCTACCTGAACAATAATG TCTTGGACAGGATCTCTGGTCTGGACTCCTGTGTGAACCTCATTGCGTT GTACCTGAACTGCAACCAAATTTCGAAGATCGAGAACCTGGGCTGCCTAACCAAGCTGCGCATTTTAAATCTGGAAGACAATAACATTTGCGCGATCGAAAATTTGG aAAATTTAACCCTTTTGGAGGATTTAAACCTGAGTAACAACTGTTTGGGGAGCAAAGGTCCCGCGCAGATTTCTAACTTGTGCAGAAATGAGAAGCTGACCATTTTGAACATACAGAACAATACTATCGAGGAGGACATTTTAAAGGACCTCTCCGAATTGAAGGACCTGTCCATTCTGTATTGCATGAACAACCCGATGGTAATGCGTTGA
- a CDS encoding cytidyltransferase domain containing protein (encoded by transcript PVX_083280A): MRIDTHECARRRTPIHAEMMRNEFLVNTIYNHGNLKKVLGLLRSLNKSNKLDLICQVCEKCNIEDDDETLRIFLNELSHISNDDSVSGKHSESSRGGVSGGNQSNVTLMSIGKHMGIVNRCNNNILEEHSNNLYEETKDLSGSLSNSSEEINEFDIDMNTANNEKNKATRIYVDGIFDLSHSGHFNAMRQAKQLGDVVVVGINSDEDALNSKGVMPIYSQEERGALIAGCKWVDEVIIGTKYNVSMELLRKYNCDYAAHGSDIAYDRNGNCCYEEVRKNNRLKIFERSYGISSTTIINHLLQAVNSVNKGLPEGDAAVGMSSGVSSGMTSGVTSGGGSTAIANAAIANHNEDDKASAPYSNGNCLNGTGEKSNLSKKCKTNSKEFEDEAAVTEAAAVTDNKIRPSECMSSLKHALSKNKCYVTASQLYQFMESHEKKTKKKVVYVDGSFDIFHIGHLKILENAKKLGDYLIVGMHSDEVVRRMKGKYFPVVSLLERTLNVLAMKVVDDVVIGAPWLISESFIKRFQIDIVVRGTIVDYFYSSNELDPYAVPKKLNIYQELSSESGITTFEIIERIEKNKNCLMSTISKRKKKEDNIWKVNNTYVLN; this comes from the exons ATGCGCATCGATACACACGAGTGTGCCCGCCGCCGTACGCCCATACATGCCGAGATGATGAGGAACGAGTTTTTAGTCAACACAATTTACAACCATGGGAATTTGAAGAAGGTGCTGGGGTTGCTAAGAAGCCTAAATAAGAGCAATAAGCTGGACCTAATATGCCAGGTGTGTGAAAAGTGCAATATAGAAGACGATGATGAGACGTTGCGAATTTTTCTAAACGAGTTGAGTCATATTAGCAATGACGACAGTGTCAGTGGTAAACATAGTGAGAGCAGCAGGGGAGGAGTTTCCGGTGGCAACCAGAGTAATGTCACCCTGATGAGCATTGGAAAACACATGGGAATTGTAAATAGGTGTAATAACAATATTTTGGAGGAGCACAGTAACAACCTGTATGAAGAAACCAAGGACCTGAGTGGGTCCCTCTCCAATAGCTCCGAAGAAATTAACGAATTTGATATTGACATGAATACAgctaataatgaaaaaaataaagccaCCAGAATTTATGTTGATGGGATTTTCGATTTGTCTCATTCGGGTCATTTCAATGCCATGAGACAAGCGAAACAGTTAGGAGACGTCGTGGTGGTTGGAATCAACTCCGATGAAGATGCCCTAAACTCCAAGGGAGTTATGCCTATATATAGTCAAGAAGAAAGGGGGGCATTGATAGCCGGGTGTAAGTGGGTGGACGAAGTTATTATAGGCACCAAATACAACGTCAGTATGGAACTGTTGCGCAAATACAATTGTGATTACGCTGCCCATGGCAGTGACATTGCGTATGACAGGAATGGCAACTGTTGCTATGAGGAGGTTCGAAAGAACAACAGGTTGAAAATATTTGAGCGCAGCTATGGGATCTCCAGCACGACTATAATTAACCATTTGTTGCAGGCGGTGAACAGCGTGAATAAGGGCCTGCCCGAGGGGGACGCAGCGGTGGGGATGAGCAGCGGTGTGAGCAGCGGTATGACCAGCGGTGTTACCAGCGGTGGAGGAAGCACCGCTATCGCCAACGCCGCCATCGCCAACCACAATGAGGACGACAAAGCGTCGGCCCCGTACAGTAACGGAAATTGCCTGAACGGTACAGGTGAAAAAAGCAACTtgagtaaaaaatgtaaaacgaATTCGAAAGAATTCGAAGATGAAGCCGCCGTCACGGAAGCAGCGGCAGTGACGGACAACAAAATCAGGCCATCCGAATGCATGTCCAGTTTAAAACATGccttaagcaaaaataaatgttacgTAACGGCATCTCAGTTGTATCAATTCATGGAAagccatgaaaaaaaaacaaaaaaaaaagtggtatACGTGGATGGCTCGTTTGACATTTTTCACATTGGTCATTTAAAGATATTGGAAAACGCCAAAAAGTTAGGCGACTATTTGATAGTAGGCATGCACTCCGACGAGGTCGTGCGCAGGATGAAGGGGAAGTATTTCCCCGTCGTCTCCCTACTGGAGAGGACATTAAATGTGTTAGCCATGAAGGTCGTGGACGACGTAGTCATAGGAGCCCCATGGCTCATCAGCGAGAGCTTCATCAAGCGCTTCCAGATTGACATAGTGGTGAGGGGGACCATTGTCGATTACTTTTACTCGAGCAACGAGTTGGATCCGTACGCCGTCCCGAAGAAGTTGAACATTTACCAGGAGCTCTCCTCGGAATCG GGCATCACCACCTTCGAAATTATCGAACGAAtcgagaagaacaaaaattgcCTGATGAGTACCATATCGAAGAG aaagaagaaggaagataACATCTGGAAGGTGAACAATACGTACGTTTTGAATTAA